One window from the genome of Synechococcus sp. PROS-7-1 encodes:
- the pilM gene encoding type IV pilus biogenesis protein PilM codes for MTSTPLVGTKFFGLELTPLLQRLKGLRRQVSKRVLLLEFDPRRLRLAEARFAGAGLQFDHVSRIDLPEDALERGIPSDPAKMAGLIRELCSEKQIDVVRAAVVLPTEVAFQRLIQLPAGLSLQEARQFVLDPSSGLQIPIALSQADFDLQPTTLPGLRGAEGNQVTYLLSAMPCNLVDRVLETFQAAELELQALEIGAYSQLRLMALDLVMLREQDVRLVLELQRDCTHFILVGASGPFCMERLAAIREFPEPTLSEEQTVSALEDGVGAEQISIHQESYLALSEMDLRVLVAEMREALQRFSADWPGFHLQDIALMGPNSAHPILAELLQAEFGCFVQALEPVLAPAVEGLQYDNVVVQKGLNRLVGLGLGLLPSDHLLSCRLLDAPVAVSKTTAISLVDVTPAPEPSSFVETESLAVIESQVALPNIELEAVPGGGSSTIASSHALASDIPLQLEVEPQQDPALESEPIQEEEEEWPSIASQVFPSEPELPIAPSSEEINDDEEEWPSIGRLMFAQEATVSNIEATPEALDEPIDQDAVAQAEPERQDDASSLPLGELKFSDDS; via the coding sequence ATGACTTCCACCCCCCTGGTTGGCACGAAGTTCTTTGGGCTGGAGCTCACTCCATTGCTGCAGCGCCTGAAGGGTTTGCGTCGTCAGGTGTCAAAACGAGTGCTGCTGCTCGAATTTGATCCCCGCCGGCTGCGATTGGCGGAGGCCAGGTTCGCCGGGGCTGGTCTTCAGTTTGATCATGTGTCCCGCATCGACCTACCTGAGGATGCTTTGGAGAGGGGGATTCCCAGCGACCCGGCAAAGATGGCTGGTTTGATCCGGGAGCTTTGCAGCGAGAAGCAGATTGATGTGGTTCGCGCTGCTGTTGTGTTGCCTACCGAGGTGGCGTTTCAGCGTTTGATTCAGTTGCCCGCTGGGCTTTCCCTCCAAGAGGCCCGCCAGTTTGTGCTGGATCCATCCAGCGGCCTGCAGATTCCAATTGCGTTGAGTCAGGCCGATTTCGACCTGCAACCCACCACCTTGCCGGGTTTGCGCGGCGCAGAAGGAAATCAAGTGACGTATCTGCTTTCGGCGATGCCGTGCAACTTGGTGGACAGGGTTTTGGAGACGTTTCAGGCGGCGGAGCTGGAGCTGCAGGCACTGGAGATTGGTGCTTACAGCCAGTTGCGCTTGATGGCGCTCGATTTGGTGATGCTCAGAGAGCAGGATGTGCGGCTGGTGTTGGAGCTTCAGCGCGACTGCACGCATTTCATCTTGGTGGGGGCTTCAGGTCCGTTTTGTATGGAGCGCCTCGCTGCAATTAGGGAATTTCCTGAGCCAACTCTTTCTGAGGAGCAAACCGTTTCTGCCCTTGAGGATGGGGTGGGCGCCGAGCAGATCAGCATCCATCAGGAGAGCTACCTCGCGCTTTCCGAAATGGATCTGCGTGTGCTGGTGGCGGAGATGCGCGAAGCGCTGCAACGGTTTTCCGCGGATTGGCCAGGTTTTCACCTGCAAGACATTGCGCTCATGGGTCCCAACAGTGCCCATCCGATCTTGGCGGAGCTGTTGCAGGCGGAGTTCGGTTGTTTCGTTCAGGCTCTGGAGCCGGTACTGGCGCCGGCGGTTGAGGGCCTGCAATACGACAACGTGGTCGTCCAGAAAGGTCTCAATCGACTCGTCGGCTTGGGTTTAGGGCTTTTGCCGAGCGACCATCTGCTGTCTTGCCGTTTGTTGGATGCTCCTGTTGCAGTCTCAAAGACCACTGCTATTTCACTGGTGGATGTCACACCGGCCCCTGAGCCCAGTTCATTTGTAGAGACCGAGTCTTTGGCCGTGATTGAGTCGCAGGTTGCGTTGCCAAACATTGAGCTTGAAGCAGTGCCAGGGGGCGGCTCCAGCACTATTGCCAGCAGCCACGCTTTGGCGAGTGATATCCCACTCCAGCTAGAAGTGGAGCCACAACAGGATCCTGCCTTGGAATCCGAACCAATCCAAGAGGAGGAAGAGGAATGGCCAAGCATTGCTTCGCAGGTGTTCCCATCAGAGCCTGAGTTGCCGATCGCACCGAGTAGTGAAGAGATCAACGACGACGAGGAGGAATGGCCAAGTATTGGTCGCCTGATGTTTGCGCAGGAAGCGACGGTTTCCAACATCGAGGCCACGCCTGAAGCTCTTGACGAGCCAATCGATCAGGATGCTGTTGCTCAGGCTGAGCCAGAGAGGCAGGATGACGCATCGTCGTTACCGCTAGGAGAGCTGAAATTCAGTGATGACAGTTGA
- a CDS encoding MoxR family ATPase, whose amino-acid sequence MPSHLQPVIAGISRVLLGKTHQVQLCVACLLARGHLLLEDKPGMGKTTLAEALARSFGLAFQRMHFTSDLLPADLTGINIWDSAAAQFRFHPGPLFTEVLLADEINRASPRTQSALLEAMASGRVSMEGTSHPLPQPFFVIASQNGLDQRGTSALPESQLDRFLMRLSLGYPNREAERAMLSGGQQAVESLSSSLQPADLLQAQQAVEQQHTAPALLDYVLDLVQASRDRSIGLSPRAAKDLIAAARAWSYLEGRDCVLPDDVQAVFEAVSEHRLDGGLHQPQPLSRNLLESVDALR is encoded by the coding sequence ATGCCCTCTCACCTGCAGCCTGTGATTGCTGGGATCAGCCGCGTGCTGCTGGGCAAAACGCATCAGGTGCAACTCTGCGTGGCCTGCCTGCTTGCCCGCGGCCATCTGTTGCTGGAAGACAAACCGGGCATGGGCAAAACCACCCTGGCGGAAGCGCTGGCGCGCAGTTTCGGCCTCGCCTTCCAGCGCATGCATTTCACCAGCGATCTCCTGCCCGCTGATCTCACCGGCATCAACATCTGGGATAGCGCAGCCGCCCAGTTCCGCTTTCACCCTGGCCCCCTCTTCACCGAAGTGCTGCTGGCCGATGAAATCAACCGAGCCAGCCCCCGCACCCAGAGCGCCCTACTGGAAGCGATGGCCAGTGGTCGGGTGAGTATGGAAGGCACCAGCCATCCCCTGCCACAACCGTTCTTTGTGATCGCCAGCCAGAACGGGCTCGACCAGCGCGGTACCTCCGCGCTGCCCGAATCGCAGCTGGATCGCTTCCTGATGCGCCTGTCGCTCGGATACCCCAATCGGGAAGCGGAACGGGCCATGCTCAGCGGGGGCCAGCAAGCGGTGGAGAGCCTGAGCAGCAGCCTGCAGCCTGCCGATCTACTGCAAGCGCAACAAGCGGTTGAACAGCAGCACACGGCTCCGGCCTTGCTGGACTACGTGCTCGATCTGGTGCAGGCCAGCCGCGACCGAAGCATCGGCCTGAGTCCGCGCGCTGCTAAGGATCTGATCGCTGCTGCCCGCGCCTGGTCGTATCTGGAAGGTCGGGACTGTGTGCTTCCCGATGATGTGCAGGCTGTGTTCGAAGCCGTGAGTGAGCATCGACTGGATGGCGGATTGCACCAACCCCAGCCACTCAGCCGCAACCTGCTGGAGTCGGTGGATGCGCTGCGCTGA